CGTGCGGCTGCCACGCCATGCGCCCACGGCGCTGCCCCTGCACGAGCTCACGGCGCCCAGCGCTTGGGACGGCGCTTGAGCGTCGTCAGGCCCAGCCGGTCACAGAACGCTTCGTACACGGCGGGCGGCACGCCCTTCCACGCCAGGTCCTCCAGTGACGACGTGCCCGGCAGCGGCGCGTCCGTCACCAGCGTGGCCAGCCGGCGGTAGAGCAGCGCGGCGTCACGGTGCTCGCGCAGCGTCGCTGCCAGCTTCTCCGCGCCCCGGGGACGCACCTTCCACTCGGACGCCTCCGCGGGAATGTCCTCCAGGTGGCCATGCGCGCTCAGCAATGCCGACGCGCCCTTCTCCCCGAAGCCCGGCAGTCCGGGGATGCCATCCGCCGCGTCGCCCATCAGCGCCAGCAGGTCCGGCACGCTCGCGGGGGGCACGCCCAGCTTCGCGCGCACTGCGTCCTCGTCGAGCACCTTTTCCTGCCGCCGGTCCACCTGCACCACACGGCTGCCACGCACGCACTGGCCCAAGTCCTTGTCGGGCGTGAGCAGCCGCACCTGCTCCACCGTGTCCGCCCAGCGCGCCGCGGCGGTGGCCAGCGCGTCATCCGCCTCCTGCTCCTTCATGGACCACGCGGTGACGCCCAGCGCGCGCACGGCCTCCTCCGCCAGGTCGAACTGCGCGTGCAGCTCCGGGGGCACGCCCTCGTCGCTCTTGTAGCCGTCGAACAGCGCGTTGCGGAACGAGCGGATGGGGTTGTCGAACGCCACCGCCACGTGCGTCACCGCCTCGTCCGCGTCGTGCAGCAGCGCGAGCAGCGAGGACATCAGCCCCACCGTGGCCTTCACGTCCTGTCCATCCGGCGCGGCATGGCCCGGACGGGGCGAGAAATGGGCGCGGTAGAGCTCGTAGGTGCCGTCGACCAGGTGCAGGCGCATGTCGCCCTCTCTACCCCCGGCGGCGCACGCCGGCCAGTGCCCCGGTGCGCCCGGAAGGCGCTTGCAAGGCTGCTCGCCCGCCCTTCGGCCAACCCTGCCACGGTCGGATTGCCGGCCTGTCTCCGAGGGCCCACCTCTACGTCTGGGCGCGCCATGACGCGTGTCCACGTCCTCGAGCGGCAGGAGGTGAAACCATGCGCCTGAAGCTGGCGGCGATGCTGCTGGGCCTGACGATGGTGGGATGCGCCGGGCGGCAGGTGCTTCCCGCGCCGAACGAGCACCGTGTGCAGGCGGAAGCCTCGCTGCGCTCGGCGGAAGGCGCTGGCGCCGCCCGAGTCCCCGAAGCAGCCCTACACCTGGAGTTCGCCCGGCAGCAGATTGCCGACGCGGAGCGGCTGTGGGTGGAAGGCGAACAGGAAGCCGCGGAGCTGCGCTTCATGCAGGCCGAGGCGGACGCTGAGCTGGCACAGGCGCTGGCCCGGGCCGTCCCGCTGGAGCGCGAGTCGCGACGCTTGGCCGCCCAGGCGGAGTCCCTGCGCCGCGGCCAGCCGTGAGCAGCCAACCTCGACAGGAGAGAGCGACATGCTGAAGCGTGGATGGAAGGCCCTCGCTGGCGTCACGGCGCTGGCCGCCGTGGGGTGTGCACACGCACCACCGCCCCAGGAGCTCCTCAACGCGCGCGCGGCCTACCAGGAGGTCTCCACCAGCCCCCAGGGCCGAGAGCGTCCTCGAGACGTCGCGGCGGCGCGAGATGCGCTGCTGGAAGCCGAGCGGGAGTACGACCGCAGCCAGGACTCTCCTCGCACCCGCTCGCTGTCCTACGTGGCGTTGCGCAAGTCCGAGACGGCGGGGGCACGCGGCACCGCGGACCTGGCGGCGCGGCGTCAGGCGGAGGCCCAGGCCACGCTCCAGCAAGCGCAGGCGCGGCAGTGGCAGCGCTCGCAGGCGGAGCTGGATGCGGCCCGGCAGCAGCTCGCCCAGGCCGAGCGTGAGCGGCTGCAAGCCCTCCAGCAACAGCAACAGTCCCGGCAGCACGCCGTGACGCAGCAACAGGAAGCCGAGCGCATGCGGATGGATGCCCAGCGGCGCCAGCACGAGGCGGAACAGCTGCGGCGGCTGGCCCAGCAGCAGGAAGCGGAGTCGCGGCGGCTGGCGGAGAAGACCACGCGGCTTCAGGAAGAAGCGCAACGCCGGGCGCGGGCCGAGTCCGAATCCCGGCGACTGGCCCAGGAGAACCACGAACTGCTCCAGCGCTCGGCGGAGCTGGAAGCGGAGCAGGAGGCACGGCGCCAGGTGGAGCGGGAGCTGGAACGCGAGCGACAGGCGCGGCTCGACGCGGAACAGCGCGCCACGGAGGCGCTGACACAGTTGGAGTCGACGGCGCGCGACGTGAAGGTCCGCGAGGAGGAACGAGGCCTGGTGCTGACGATGTCAGGGCAGGTGCTGTTCGCGTCGAACGCGGTGGACCTGCTCCCTACGGCGCGTGAGCAACTGACGGAGGTGGCCCACGCGCTCAAGGTGTCCGACAGTCCCATGGTCATCGAAGGCCACACGGATTCGATGGGCTCGGACGCGATGAACGAAGCCCTGTCCTACCGGCGGGCGGAGCACGTGCGGGAGTTCCTCATCAGCCAGGGCGTGAGTCGCGACCGCATCCAGGTGCGCGGCCTGGGCGAGTACCGCCCCGTCGCCAACAACTCCACCCCAGAGGGCCGCGCCAACAACCGGCGCGTTGAAATCATCCTCCCGCGTGGAGGGGAGGAGGCCACTGGCGGCAGCGGCGCTGAGCCCCCGACGACGCCTCGGCGCTGAAATCCAACGGACGCCGGAGTTGAATGCCCGCCATGGGCCCAGACGCAGTTTTCAACCTGCTGAGCACCGAACGCCTGCATCTGGTGCAGCTCCCACCGGATGCGGCGTGGCGGGTGCTCGCGTACCACGAGGCGAACCGGGAGCACGTCTCCACCGTGTCACCGGCACGGCCGGCCAACTTCTTCTCGGTGACGTACTGGCGCACGCGGCTGGCGCAGGACCGCGAGGACTTCCGGCTCGACCTGTCGCTGCGCGTGTTCCTGCTGCCGCGAAAACAGTCCATCCAGTTGTCGCCCATCATCGGCAACATCTCACTCACGAACATCCGCCGCGGTCCGTTGCAGTCCGCGGACCTGGGCTACGGCTTGGACCACCGCTACGAAGGCCAGGGCCTGATGACGGAGGCCCTGCGCGCGCTGTGTGACTACGCCTTCAACGTCATGGGCCTGCACCGGCTCCAGGCCAACCACCTGCCGGAGAACCTGCGCAGCGCCGCGGTGCTGAAGCGCCTGGGCTTCCAGGTGGAGGGCATCGCGCGGGAGCTCCTGCTCATCGACGGCCAGTGGCGCGACCACGTCCTCAACGCGCTGATTGCCCCTGGCCGGCGAGGATGACCCGGAGCTACCCGCCGCGCTTCGTCATGTCGAAGAGCGCCCGGGCCTGGGGGCCCAGGAAGCCGTCGAAGTCCGGCGTGCGCTGGGCAATCTCGAAGTAGGCGTAGGGCCAGGAGCGCGAGCCACCGCCCTCGAGCAACACGGGCAGCGGCGCGGCCTGCGTGGCCGTCTGCCGCAGCGACGTCCCGGGCGCGCCCTCGATGTCGGCCTTCATCGGCACCCCGGCCTCGCGCATGCGCTTCTGCCACGCCTCCACGTCGTCCACCGAGCCGGTGAAGTGGTTCACCTTGCGGCCGAAGGCGAGCAGCCAGGCGCCATACTGGGACTCCTTCTCCAGCTCCAGCAGCGCGGCCTCGTCTGGAGGGGGCGGCGAGCCGAACCACGCGGCCAGTGCGTCCACGTCCTCGGGAGGCGCGGGGTCCTCGGGCAGCCGGGCGAGCAGCTCGCGAGCGCGCGGGGACAGCTCCTCCTGCTTCAGCTCGGAGATGAAGATGCGGGGCAGCCCTGCCGGATGTGACAAATAGATGGCGGACAGGTGCGCATCCGGAAAGGTGTACGCGCCCGCGGCCTTCCAGCCGAGCCGGATGAAGGACTGCGAGAAGAGCGCGATGCCACCACCGGGCCGGGCCAGCGAGCGAAGCGCGACATGGTCATTGCGGAAGCGGCCCCCTGAGAGCTGCACGAAGGTGCGCGCATAGGGCACCTCCGCGGCGTAGCGCTCCCACAGCAGGTCCAGGAGACGGTGGGCGGAGTCGGTGGTCATGGCGCGCGAATCTAGCGCCACCACCCGCCGTGGCGGCCCAGGCCACCGTCCCTCGGAAAAAAGAGCGGCGGCGCGCGGCCCCGGGTCCTTGGAGGGGACTTCAGCCAGAGACGCGCGCCGCCGAGCAGCGAAGCTGCTGAAGACTCGCCTTGGAGTTTCGAGTCTTCACACCGAGGGTATGGTATGCATTGACTTCTTCCCCGCCACCCCACCCGCCACCCGGAAGCGAGCGCCGGAATAGGGTGTGGCGAAGGAAAAGGCCAGGACGCTGCAAGCCGCCTCACCAACGCAGCGTTGAGCTAGCTTGAAGTCCTGCTAATCCAAACTTTGTAGCCGCAACATTCCGCCTGAGATGCGTGAAAGACGGCTCACATCATTCGAATGAGAGAATTTGAGAACTGAGAGTCAGTGCAGATGCTCGGGAAGCATGGGCAGCCCGTGGAAGAAGCGGCGCCCGCTCTCGAAGCGGCGGTGGAAGCAGATGCGGTCATCCAGGTAGAGGCGGGCCATCTCCTCCTCGCCATAGGCAGTGAAGAAGGTGGCGCGGGCCTCGTCGCAAGCGGCCTCATACGCCGCGCGCAGGGCCTCCCAGTCCTCGGGTGGAGTCTCCTCGCCGCTGAGCCAGACGCCCTGCTCCACGCCGTACTCACGCTCCATCAACTCCAGCTCCAGCGCCAGGCGGCACACGCGGGGTTCGTCACCAATCGCCTCGTCCGCCATGGCGGTGAGGATGTGGGCCACCAGGAAGAAGCCCGCATCGGGAGGCACCACCCCTTCTTCACGCGCGGCGCGGAAGGCCACCAGCAGCTGCGCATCCATCGCGTCGTCCCCCAATTCCAGCAACTGGGT
This is a stretch of genomic DNA from Myxococcus xanthus. It encodes these proteins:
- a CDS encoding 5'-3' exonuclease; its protein translation is MRLHLVDGTYELYRAHFSPRPGHAAPDGQDVKATVGLMSSLLALLHDADEAVTHVAVAFDNPIRSFRNALFDGYKSDEGVPPELHAQFDLAEEAVRALGVTAWSMKEQEADDALATAAARWADTVEQVRLLTPDKDLGQCVRGSRVVQVDRRQEKVLDEDAVRAKLGVPPASVPDLLALMGDAADGIPGLPGFGEKGASALLSAHGHLEDIPAEASEWKVRPRGAEKLAATLREHRDAALLYRRLATLVTDAPLPGTSSLEDLAWKGVPPAVYEAFCDRLGLTTLKRRPKRWAP
- a CDS encoding DUF4398 domain-containing protein encodes the protein MRLKLAAMLLGLTMVGCAGRQVLPAPNEHRVQAEASLRSAEGAGAARVPEAALHLEFARQQIADAERLWVEGEQEAAELRFMQAEADAELAQALARAVPLERESRRLAAQAESLRRGQP
- a CDS encoding OmpA family protein, coding for MLKRGWKALAGVTALAAVGCAHAPPPQELLNARAAYQEVSTSPQGRERPRDVAAARDALLEAEREYDRSQDSPRTRSLSYVALRKSETAGARGTADLAARRQAEAQATLQQAQARQWQRSQAELDAARQQLAQAERERLQALQQQQQSRQHAVTQQQEAERMRMDAQRRQHEAEQLRRLAQQQEAESRRLAEKTTRLQEEAQRRARAESESRRLAQENHELLQRSAELEAEQEARRQVERELERERQARLDAEQRATEALTQLESTARDVKVREEERGLVLTMSGQVLFASNAVDLLPTAREQLTEVAHALKVSDSPMVIEGHTDSMGSDAMNEALSYRRAEHVREFLISQGVSRDRIQVRGLGEYRPVANNSTPEGRANNRRVEIILPRGGEEATGGSGAEPPTTPRR
- a CDS encoding GNAT family N-acetyltransferase; its protein translation is MPAMGPDAVFNLLSTERLHLVQLPPDAAWRVLAYHEANREHVSTVSPARPANFFSVTYWRTRLAQDREDFRLDLSLRVFLLPRKQSIQLSPIIGNISLTNIRRGPLQSADLGYGLDHRYEGQGLMTEALRALCDYAFNVMGLHRLQANHLPENLRSAAVLKRLGFQVEGIARELLLIDGQWRDHVLNALIAPGRRG
- a CDS encoding DUF1338 domain-containing protein — protein: MTTDSAHRLLDLLWERYAAEVPYARTFVQLSGGRFRNDHVALRSLARPGGGIALFSQSFIRLGWKAAGAYTFPDAHLSAIYLSHPAGLPRIFISELKQEELSPRARELLARLPEDPAPPEDVDALAAWFGSPPPPDEAALLELEKESQYGAWLLAFGRKVNHFTGSVDDVEAWQKRMREAGVPMKADIEGAPGTSLRQTATQAAPLPVLLEGGGSRSWPYAYFEIAQRTPDFDGFLGPQARALFDMTKRGG